In Vitis vinifera cultivar Pinot Noir 40024 chromosome 17, ASM3070453v1, one genomic interval encodes:
- the LOC100267206 gene encoding ribulose-5-phosphate-3-epimerase, chloroplastic gives MATASLGSSTLQSQINGFGVNKLQRSSLFQPTSFTFSRRKFSSTVKASARVDKFSKSDIIVSPSILSANFAKLGEQVKAVELAGCDWIHVDVMDGRFVPNITIGPLIVGALRPVTDLPLDVHLMIVEPEQRVPDFIKAGADIVSVHCEQSSTIHLHRTINQIKSLGAKAGVVLNPATPLSTIEYVLDVVDLVLIMSVNPGFGGQSFIESQVKKISDLRRICAEKGVNPWIEVDGGVGPANAYKVIEAGANALVAGSAVFGAKDYAEAIKGIKTSKRPVAVAV, from the exons ATGGCGACTGCTTCATTGGGTTCGTCTACTCTTCAGTCCCAAATCAATGGATTTGGTGTTAATAAGCTTCAAAGATCTTCTCTCTTTCAACCCACTTCCTTCACCTTTTCAAG GAGAAAATTTAGTAGTACAGTGAAGGCCTCGGCTCGGGTTGATAAGTTCTCAAAAAGTGACATCATTGTTTCTCCATCTATTCTGTCTGCTAATTTTGCAAAGTTGGGAGAACAg GTAAAAGCAGTGGAGTTGGCAGGTTGTGATTGGATTCATGTTGATGTAATGGATGGTCGCTTTGTTCCAAATATAACAATTGGACCTCTCATTGTCGGTGCCTTGCGCCCTGTGACAGATCTTCCATTGGATGTGCATTTG ATGATAGTGGAACCTGAGCAGCGAGTTCCGGATTTTATCAAGGCTGGGGCTGACATAGTCAGTGTCCATTGTGAGCAATCTTCCACCATCCATTTGCATCGCACAATTAATCaa ATTAAGAGCCTGGGAGCTAAAGCTGGAGTTGTTCTAAACCCTGCTACACCACTAAGTACAATAGAATATGTCCTTGATG TGGTTGATCTGGTATTGATTATGTCTGTAAATCCTGGGTTTGGTGGGCAGAGCTTTATTGAGAGCCAAGTAAAGAAAATCTCAGACTTGAGAAGAATATGTGCAGAGAAG GGAGTGAATCCATGGATTGAAGTGGATGGTGGGGTTGGCCCAGCAAATGCATACAAG GTTATTGAGGCTGGAGCCAATGCTTTAGTTGCGGGTTCTGCTGTTTTTGGAGCTAAAGACTATGCTGAAG CtataaaaggaattaaaaccAGCAAGAGGCCTGTTGCAGTTGCAGTATGA